The Acetonema longum DSM 6540 DNA segment ACATGTGAAAACGCCGGAAGAACCGCCAATGCTATGGCGTGATATTATCGGACATGCTGAAGTCATCCGGATATTGAAGAATATGCTGGCCAGCGGCAAAATCCCCCACGCCTTGCTGTTAACCGGCCCGTCAGGAGTGGGCAAAGGGATGATGGCCCGAATTTTCGCTGCTGCTCTCCTGTGCCGGGAAGAAACAGGCGACCGGCCTTGCGGCATGTGTCACTCCTGCCGCTTAATCGGCCGTGATGCCAATCCGGCTTTGTCCGGATTGTATGACGACGACAGCAGCATAAAAATCAGTCAGATCCGCGCCTTACAACATGAGGTTTCTTTGGCTCCCGCCGACGGGTCCCGACGGGTGATCCTCCTGGAAAATGCCCAGCGCATGACAGCCGAAGCCGCCAACAGTCTCCTGAAAATCTTGGAGGAGCCGCCGGAGGGCCTGCATTTTATTTTAACATCCCCTTCGGCCCACCTTTTATTGCCCACAGTTCTGTCCCGCTGCCTCACCCTGGCTCTGGAGCCGCTGCCGCGGGCTCTTTTGACCGAGGCACTGCTGGCCAGAGGGGTAATGCCCGATTTGGCCAAAAGCGCGGCCGGCCTGGGCGGCGGCTGCCTGGGGACAGCTTTGAAGCTTCTGGAGCCGGGCGGACTGGAACCTCGCGTCCGGGCCTTATCCATCCTGACGGCCCTGGCCGGACACGGATCAGCTGTCTGGTGGGATAAAGCCGAGGAGTTTGATAAGCTGGAGCCGGAGGACAGGCGTCAGGTCCTGCGGCATCTTTTATACCTTTTGCGGGATATGGCGCTGGGCGGACAAGACGCCGATCCGTCCTTGGTCATCAATCAGGATATCTGGCCTGAGCTGGCAGCCTGCCGGTATCCTTCCCATACAGCACTTCAGGCCATGAGGGAAACCCAGGCCGCCCTGACAGCCCTGGCCGGCAACGCCAACGCCCGGCTCACGATGGAAGGGCTGCTGCTGAAACTACAGAATTTACGAGAGACTTCTGCGTAATTTTTGTTATAAAATCTTATTTAATAAAATTAGGGCTGTTGTAGAACTCATCTGCGGCCTAGAATCTGGGACCGTTCAAAAAGGTTCAGATGCTAGGTCAGCGAAATGCTTGCGTTTCCGTAGTAGTGAAGAATTCAGGTGATTTTTCGGCATGTGAGAGATCATACGCTACCATCATTCTCCCGAAAAGTCACAAATTCTGATACGGCGCGACGAGGACGGGCGTGAGACTGTACGTTCAGGGTACGTCGAATGCCCGCCCGCAGGAGGCTGAAGTGACGCAGATGGGCCTTTTTCAACGGTCCCTGAGAAGGGGGAGCCTCATGCAAACCGTAGTCGGTGTCAGATTTAAAAAAGCAGGTAAAATATATTATTTTGATCCCGGACAAATCAAACTGGCAGCGGGAGACAATGTGATTGTGGAGACAGCCCGGGGACTGGAATTCGGTGCTGTCGTGATCGGGCCCAGGGCTGTGGGGGAGGAGCGGATCGTATCGCCTTTGAAGCCGGTGCTGCGCAAGGCTACCTTGGCGGACCAGGAAAAAGTCAAAGACAACGAGGCTAAGGAAAAAGAAGCTTTCACGGTTTGCGAGCAGAAAATCGCCGCCCACGGCCTGCCCATGAACCTGGTTGACGTAGAGTATACCTTTGATGTCAACAAGATTATTTTTTATTTTACTGCCGAAGGCCGGATCGATTTTCGTGAGCTGGTTAAGGACCTGGCGGCAATTTTCCGCACCCGCATTGAACTGCGGCAGATCGGTGTTCGGGACGAAGCCAAAATGATGGGCGGAGTAGGGTGCTGCGGCCGCGGATTGTGCTGCGCCACCTTTCTCGGCGACTTCGAGCCGGTGTCCATCCGTATGGCCAAGGAACAAAATTTGTCTCTGAATCCAACAAAGATTTCCGGTATCTGCGGTCGCCTGATGTGCTGCCTGAAATATGAAAGCGACTGCTATGGCGGCTGCTGCAAGAAAGTGATCGCGCCGGCGGTAGGGGCTGAAGTGGTCACAGTGGAGGGTGAAGGTAAGGTAGCAGCTGTGAATCCCCAGAAAAAAATTGCCGTGGTGGTCTTGAACAGCGGCGGCAATATTGATGTTCCCTGGGAAGAAGTGGTGGAAAAAGAATAGATGCAATCTCTGGTGAATCCCGGTGAACGGCTGGATGATCTTCTGATCCATAATTTAAAGATCATCCAGCATCCGGATGAATTTTGCTTTTCTCTGGACGCGATTTTGCTGGCTCATTTTGTCGCGGCGCCGGTCCAGTGCCAGGTCGTGGACTTAGGCGCCGGCACCGGCGTCATTTCCATGCTGCTGGCGGCCCGGGGCGCCAGCCGGGTAACCGGTCTGGAATTCAATTCCCGTATGGTTGATATGGCCAGACGCAGCGTTCGCCTTAACTGTCTGGAAGACAAGGTGGCCATCCTGGAGGCAGATTTGCGGGATTTGAGGGGAGTATTGCCGGCCGGCGAGAGTGATCTGGTTGTCTCCAACCCGCCTTACCGCCCGGTGGGCAGCGGTTATACCAATCCCCGGGATGGGGTGGCCATGGCCAGACACGAATTAACCGCCACTCTCAATGATGTGGTGGCGGCGGCCCGATACCTGGTCAGGTACCGGGGACGGTTTGCCATGGTGCATCTGCCGGAACGGGTGACCGAGATACTAATGGCCATGAACCAGGCTGACTTAGAGCCCAAACGGCTGCAGTGGGTTTATTCAGCCTCTGGCCGCAAGCCTAAGTTTTTGCTGGTGGAAGGCATCCGCGGCGCCAAGCCGGGAGTGGATGTTTTGCCGCCCTTATTTATTTATGACGATAAGGGGCGATACAGTTCGGAGATCCTGGCATACTATCCGAAAGGGGGAGACAGCGGGACCGATGAGTAACGAAACGGGCATTTTATATATCTGCGCTACGCCTATTGGCAATATGGAGGACATGACTTACCGGGCGGTGCGCATCCTGCGGGAAGTGGCAGTCATTGCCGCCGAGGACACCCGCCACAGCCGAAAACTGCTCAGCCATTTTGACATTCATACGCCGCTGGTGAGCTATCATGAGCATAACAAGGGCCAGGCCGGCCGTATTCTGATCGACAGGCTGCTAGCCGGCGAGTCGGTGGCGGTGATCAGTGACGCCGGCATGCCGGCCATCTCTGATCCGGGCGCCGATCTGGCGGCTCTGGCCATCGAACAGGGTATCACCGTGACCCCTATACCCGGCCCTAACGCCGCCTTGTGCGCCCTGGTAGGTTCCGGCATTGACCCGCGGCTGTTTACTTTTGTGGGCTTTCTGCCCAAAACAGCGAAAAAAAAGCGGGAACTATTGCTTCAGTTGGCCGATCACCCCTTCAGCCTGATTTTTTATGAGGCGCCCCATCATCTGCGGGAAACTCTCGGTGAGATACAGAAGGCCTTTGGTGACCGACAGGCAGCCGTAGCCAGAGAAATCACCAAAAAATTTGAGGAATTTGTCCGGGGCAAACTGTCTTTTTTGCGGGAACATTTTGATTGTCGGGAGCCGCGGGGGGAATGTACGCTGGTAATCGCCGGGGCGATGGCGACAGAATCCCCAGTCCAGACAGCGGATTCTGCCGGTCTGGCGGCAGCGGTGGGCCAACTGGTGGCTGAGGGACAAAAGAAAAAAGATGCCATCCGGATGGTGGCATCGGAGTACAACGTAGGACGCCGTACTGTATATCAAGCAGTATTAGAACAAAATCCTTAGCATGCGTTTGTTGTAATAAAAATTTGTTTGTCTGAGCAAGATTCGTCGCGACAAATATGTTGAGTCCAATGCCTTTATTAAACGGCTTTGCTGGACATATGCGTCAGGCATTCCTTGCAGACATTTTTCCCTTTAAAGTTTTGAACATCGTCAGCATTACCGCAAAATACGCAAGCTGGCTCATATTTACGCAGAATGATCTTATCGCTGTCTACGTAAATTTCCAAGGAATCCTTTTCTTCGATGTCCAGTGTGCGGCGCAATTCAATGGGAATTACGACCCTTCCCAATTCGTCTACTTTACGGACGATGCCAGTTGATTTCATAAATTTTGTTTTCCCCACTCCTACATTATTCGACAAAACTTGTCTACCTTGATGATACCAATTATTACAGAAGTTGTCAATCAATTTTTTACCACTTTGGGGTATAATATGTAAAAAAGCAGAAATTACCTAAAAGGCATTTGCCAAAACAAGCGGCTGAAAATTTGACAAATTAAGCCAGACTCATTATAATCGGAGCAAAGCTTTATTCATCGTTCAGAGCTATCTTAGAGGAGGTCCCGTCATGGATCAGAAAACTTTTTATATTACCACGCCGATTTATTACCCCAGCGACCGGCTGCATATCGGCCACGCCTATTGCACGACCATAGCGGATTCCATCGCCCGCTATAAACGGTTGGCCGGCTATGATGTGTTTTTTCTCACCGGCTCGGACGAGCACGGGCAGAAAATCCAGCGTAAGGCAGCCGAAACCGGTGTGACGCCCATCGTCTATGTGGACAAGATTGTCGCGTCGTTCAAAAATTTGTGGGAGAAACTCAATATCTCCAATGACGACTTCATCCGCACCACCGAACAACGCCATAAGGAAGTGGTTCAGACCATCTTCCAGAAAATCTACGATCAGGGCGACATCTATAAAGCCGAGTACGAAGGCTTGTACTGTACACCCTGTGAAACCTTCTGGCTGGAACGGCAGCTGAACGATGGCAAATGTCCCGACTGCGGCCGTCCGGTGGAACTGTTGAAAGAGGAAAGTTATTTCTTCCGTCTGTCCAAATACCAGGACCGCCTTCTCAAATACATTGAAGAAAACCCCGGCTTCATCCAGCCTGTGTCCCGGCGCAATGAGATGATCAACTTCATCAAAAACGGCCTGGAAGACCTGTGCGTATCCCGCACCACCTTTGACTGGGGCATTCCTGTGCCCTTTGACACCAAGCATGTGGTCTATGTCTGGTTTGACGCTCTGGTGAATTACATTACCGCTGCCGGATATTTGCATGACCGGGATAAGTTTGCCAAATTCTGGCCGGCTGATGTGCATTTGGTGGGCAAGGAAATCGTCCGCTTCCACTCGATTATCTGGCCGATTATCCTGATGGCTCTAGGGGTGGAACTGCCGAAGCAGGTATACGGCCATGGCTGGCTGGTGATGGAAGGGGACAAGATGTCCAAATCCAAAGGCAATGTGGTGGATCCCATCGCCTTGATTGACGAGTTCGGCGCCGATGCTCTGCGCTATTTCCTGCTGCGGGAAATTACCCTGGGCTTAGACGGCAATTTCTCTCGTGATGCTCTCATTCACCGCGTTAATTCCGACCTGGCTAATGATATCGGCAACCTGCTGCACCGCACCCTGAACATGATCGGCCGGTTTAACGGCGGCGTCATTCCCGCCGCCGGCGCGGCTGAGCCGATTGACGAGGAACTGGTGGCCCAGGCGCGGCATACAGTAGCTTCGTATGAAACCGCTATGGAAAAACTCGATATTACGACGGCGCTAAAAGTCGTCTGGGCTTTGATCGGACGCAGCAATAAATATATCGATGAAACGTCTCCCTGGGCCCTGGCCAAAGACCCGGCCAAAAAGGAGCGTCTGCATACCGTACTGTATAATTTGGCCGAGATCCTGCGGATGGTGGCTATTCTGATCTCACCGTTTATGCCGTCCACCGGCCCGAAAATCTGGCGGCAGCTGGGCCTGGCGGATGATTTTGCGTCTGTTCGCCTGACCGACGCAAAAAACTGGGGCAGGATCAAAGCCGGTACTGTGGTGGCTAAGCCTGAACCCATATTCCCCCGGATTGAGGAAAAGTCTGAAGGCGAAGCGGCTGCTTCGCCGGCAGTTCCGGCACCGGTACAGCCTAAAGCAGAGACGGCGGCTAAACCGGCGGAGCCGGCGACGTCTGAGGTGACCATCGATGAGTTTGCTAAAATGGACCTGCGGGTAGCTAAAGTCCTGGCCGCCGAGAAGGTCAAAGGCGCGGATAAGCTGCTGCAGCTGACCGTGGACCTGGGAACGGAGCAGAGGATCATTGTCTCCGGCATTGCCAAGCGTTATGAGCCGGAGCAGCTGGTGGGCCGCAACGTGGTCATGATCGTCAACCTAAAACCCGCCAAAATCCGGGGCATTGAGTCCCGGGGCATGGTGCTGGCCGCATCCTGTGACGATAAACTGGCGCTGGTGGAGGCCCCTATGCCGGCCGGCAGCAAGGTCCGGTAGGGGCGGGTTTCAAACCCGCCCGTACACCTCCGCCCCTACACATCAAACCCGCCCGTACACCTGCAGATAAGAAATAGAAAAGGGATAGGGAAGAAATGTTATTTGACTCACACGCTCATTTAGACGATAACCGCTTCGACAGCGACCGGGACGAGGTCATTGCCCGGGCCTGGAGCGAAGGACTGACCGGCATTCTCAACGCCGGCACCGATATGGCTACTTCGGCCCAGGCGATAAAGTACACCGAACACTATCCGTCCATCTATGCGGCGGTGGGGATTCATCCCCATGACGCCAAGGACGCTAAGGACACTGATTATGAGCAGCTGGCTCAGTGGGCCGGTCTTCCCAAGGTAGTGGCCATCGGCGAAATCGGCCTGGATTATTACTATAATCATTCCCCGAAAGAAGTGCAGCAAAAGGTCTGCATCCGTCAGATCGACGTAGCCCGTCAGACCGGCAAACCGATCATCATCCATGACCGGGACGCCCATGGGGATATTCTGGATATTATCAAAAAGGAAGCCAAGGGAGTAACCGGCGTATTCCACTGCTTTTCCGGCAGTCTGGAAATGGCCCGGGAAGTGATCAAATTGGGGTTTTATGTATCTTTCGCCGGTCCGGTTACCTATAAAAATGCGGCCAAGCTGCAGGAAGTGGCGGCTTCTGTGCCACTGAACCGGATACTGGTGGAAACCGATTCCCCGTATCTGACGCCGGAGCCTTTTCGAGGCAGGCGCAACGAACCAGCCCGTGTCCGCCTGGTAGCCGATACGGTCGCCAGACTGAGGCAAATGGAACCGGCGGCATTGTATCAGGCGACGGCCAACAATACACGAGAATTATTTAAAATTATATAGCGACAGAAAATCATTATTTTCGGCGCAAACTGGAAATTGGAAGGGGATTTCGAGTTTGTGCCGAATTTTTTATTGTTGGGGAAGTCTTTCCGCATGCTATCAAACGCACGAATTTCTGAACATTATGCCTATGTGCGTTGTGGCGGCGGGAATGCTTTACGACACAGAATGCTTGCTCAAAAGCCATTGCAAAGGAGGGAGAGGAAAGAACATGTTAAAAGATTTTGGTGGAATCGGTTTAATTATGATTGTGGCTTTTTTGTTCCCGTTTATGGCGCTGATTGCGTCCTCTCTGGTACAGACCAAACGGCTGACCAACGAGAAATTAAGCCCCTACGAATGTGGCATGGACACCATCGGCAAGACCTGGGTCCAGTTTAAAACCAGCTATTTTTTATATGCTCTGGCATTCGTGGTATTTGATGTAGAAACCGTTTTCATTTACCCCTGGGCGGTAAAGTTCCAGCAACTGGGCCCGGCGGCGTTTGTTGAGATGTTCGTGTTTATCGGGA contains these protein-coding regions:
- a CDS encoding ATP-binding protein, with amino-acid sequence MLWRDIIGHAEVIRILKNMLASGKIPHALLLTGPSGVGKGMMARIFAAALLCREETGDRPCGMCHSCRLIGRDANPALSGLYDDDSSIKISQIRALQHEVSLAPADGSRRVILLENAQRMTAEAANSLLKILEEPPEGLHFILTSPSAHLLLPTVLSRCLTLALEPLPRALLTEALLARGVMPDLAKSAAGLGGGCLGTALKLLEPGGLEPRVRALSILTALAGHGSAVWWDKAEEFDKLEPEDRRQVLRHLLYLLRDMALGGQDADPSLVINQDIWPELAACRYPSHTALQAMRETQAALTALAGNANARLTMEGLLLKLQNLRETSA
- a CDS encoding stage 0 sporulation family protein: MQTVVGVRFKKAGKIYYFDPGQIKLAAGDNVIVETARGLEFGAVVIGPRAVGEERIVSPLKPVLRKATLADQEKVKDNEAKEKEAFTVCEQKIAAHGLPMNLVDVEYTFDVNKIIFYFTAEGRIDFRELVKDLAAIFRTRIELRQIGVRDEAKMMGGVGCCGRGLCCATFLGDFEPVSIRMAKEQNLSLNPTKISGICGRLMCCLKYESDCYGGCCKKVIAPAVGAEVVTVEGEGKVAAVNPQKKIAVVVLNSGGNIDVPWEEVVEKE
- a CDS encoding tRNA1(Val) (adenine(37)-N6)-methyltransferase, which encodes MQSLVNPGERLDDLLIHNLKIIQHPDEFCFSLDAILLAHFVAAPVQCQVVDLGAGTGVISMLLAARGASRVTGLEFNSRMVDMARRSVRLNCLEDKVAILEADLRDLRGVLPAGESDLVVSNPPYRPVGSGYTNPRDGVAMARHELTATLNDVVAAARYLVRYRGRFAMVHLPERVTEILMAMNQADLEPKRLQWVYSASGRKPKFLLVEGIRGAKPGVDVLPPLFIYDDKGRYSSEILAYYPKGGDSGTDE
- the rsmI gene encoding 16S rRNA (cytidine(1402)-2'-O)-methyltransferase, with the protein product MSNETGILYICATPIGNMEDMTYRAVRILREVAVIAAEDTRHSRKLLSHFDIHTPLVSYHEHNKGQAGRILIDRLLAGESVAVISDAGMPAISDPGADLAALAIEQGITVTPIPGPNAALCALVGSGIDPRLFTFVGFLPKTAKKKRELLLQLADHPFSLIFYEAPHHLRETLGEIQKAFGDRQAAVAREITKKFEEFVRGKLSFLREHFDCREPRGECTLVIAGAMATESPVQTADSAGLAAAVGQLVAEGQKKKDAIRMVASEYNVGRRTVYQAVLEQNP
- a CDS encoding AbrB/MazE/SpoVT family DNA-binding domain-containing protein, producing MKSTGIVRKVDELGRVVIPIELRRTLDIEEKDSLEIYVDSDKIILRKYEPACVFCGNADDVQNFKGKNVCKECLTHMSSKAV
- the metG gene encoding methionine--tRNA ligase, producing the protein MDQKTFYITTPIYYPSDRLHIGHAYCTTIADSIARYKRLAGYDVFFLTGSDEHGQKIQRKAAETGVTPIVYVDKIVASFKNLWEKLNISNDDFIRTTEQRHKEVVQTIFQKIYDQGDIYKAEYEGLYCTPCETFWLERQLNDGKCPDCGRPVELLKEESYFFRLSKYQDRLLKYIEENPGFIQPVSRRNEMINFIKNGLEDLCVSRTTFDWGIPVPFDTKHVVYVWFDALVNYITAAGYLHDRDKFAKFWPADVHLVGKEIVRFHSIIWPIILMALGVELPKQVYGHGWLVMEGDKMSKSKGNVVDPIALIDEFGADALRYFLLREITLGLDGNFSRDALIHRVNSDLANDIGNLLHRTLNMIGRFNGGVIPAAGAAEPIDEELVAQARHTVASYETAMEKLDITTALKVVWALIGRSNKYIDETSPWALAKDPAKKERLHTVLYNLAEILRMVAILISPFMPSTGPKIWRQLGLADDFASVRLTDAKNWGRIKAGTVVAKPEPIFPRIEEKSEGEAAASPAVPAPVQPKAETAAKPAEPATSEVTIDEFAKMDLRVAKVLAAEKVKGADKLLQLTVDLGTEQRIIVSGIAKRYEPEQLVGRNVVMIVNLKPAKIRGIESRGMVLAASCDDKLALVEAPMPAGSKVR
- a CDS encoding TatD family hydrolase; amino-acid sequence: MLFDSHAHLDDNRFDSDRDEVIARAWSEGLTGILNAGTDMATSAQAIKYTEHYPSIYAAVGIHPHDAKDAKDTDYEQLAQWAGLPKVVAIGEIGLDYYYNHSPKEVQQKVCIRQIDVARQTGKPIIIHDRDAHGDILDIIKKEAKGVTGVFHCFSGSLEMAREVIKLGFYVSFAGPVTYKNAAKLQEVAASVPLNRILVETDSPYLTPEPFRGRRNEPARVRLVADTVARLRQMEPAALYQATANNTRELFKII
- a CDS encoding NADH-quinone oxidoreductase subunit A translates to MLKDFGGIGLIMIVAFLFPFMALIASSLVQTKRLTNEKLSPYECGMDTIGKTWVQFKTSYFLYALAFVVFDVETVFIYPWAVKFQQLGPAAFVEMFVFIGILLVALVYAWKKGALAWK